From one Lotus japonicus ecotype B-129 chromosome 3, LjGifu_v1.2 genomic stretch:
- the LOC130748996 gene encoding F-box/LRR-repeat protein 3 has translation MKKQKQNRSSETQQHSNSNPFESLSEELVFTILDFLEADSQASKSFSQSCKWFHSLESRHRRVLRPLRADHLPAMAARYPSVEELDLSRCPRVGDESLTLVAASYRETLRRVDLSRSRFFTGNGLLSVAVSCRNLVELDLSNATEIRDAAAAAVARAGNLRKLWLSRCKLITDMGIGCIAVGCRKLRLICLKWCVGVGDLGVDLLAIKCKELSNLDLSYLPITEKCLSSIFKLQHLEDLVLEGCFGIDDDSLNNVVFKQGCKTLKKLDISGCQNISHIGLSKLTSISGCVERLILADGSPVTLALANGLSKLSMLQSIILDGCLVTSDGLRAIGNLRISLWELSLSKCSGVTDEALSFIVSKHTDLRKLDITCCRMITDVSIASIANSCTSLTSLKMESCTLVPQEAFVLIGQKCHYLEELDITDNEVDDEGLKSISNCSRLSSLKVGICLNITDRGVAYIGMCCSKLKELDLYRSTGITDLGISAIACGCPGLEIINTSYCTNITDGSLISLSKCRNLKTLEIRGCLLVTSIGLASIAMNCKQLICVDIKKCYNIDDSGMIPLAYFSKSLRQINLSYSSVTDVGLLSLASISCLQSFTILHLQGLAPGGLAAALLACRGLTKVKLHLSLRSLLPELLIRHVEARGCVFEWRDKVFQAELDPKCWKLQLEDLMH, from the exons CTCAGGCCACTACGCGCCGACCACTTGCCGGCGATGGCGGCGCGTTACCCTTCAGTGGAGGAGCTCGATCTCTCGCGGTGTCCGCGCGTGGGTGATGAATCACTGACTCTGGTGGCTGCTTCTTACCGGGAAACGCTCCGGCGGGTGGACCTGTCGCGGTCGAGATTCTTCACCGGGAATGGGCTGCTGAGCGTTGCTGTGAGCTGCCGGAACTTGGTGGAGCTTGACCTGTCCAACGCGACGGAGATAAGGGATGCTGCGGCGGCTGCGGTTGCTCGCGCCGGGAACCTCCGGAAGCTGTGGCTGAGCAGGTGCAAGCTGATTACGGATATGGGGATCGGGTGTATCGCAGTTGGGTGCAGGAAGTTGAGGCTGATTTGCTTGAAGTGGTGTGTGGGTGTTGGAGATTTGGGGGTTGATTTGCTTGCTATTAAGTGTAAGGAGCTGAGCAATTTGGATCTTTCTTATTTGCCT ATCACGGAGAAATGTCTCTCATCGATCTTCAAGTTGCAACATCTTGAAGATTTGGTCCTTGAAGGATGCTTTGGCATTGATGATGACAGCCTCAATAATGTTGTCTTCAAACAAGGTTGCAAGACATTAAAG AAACTCGATATCTCTGGTTGTCAGAACATAAGTCACATTGGTCTGTCAAAGCTAACTAGCATTTCTGGATGTGTAGAACGACTCATTTTAGCAGATGGTTCTCCT GTGACTCTTGCTCTTGCTAATGGTTTGAGTAAACTTTCCATGTTGCAATCAATAATATTAGATGGCTGCCTTGTTACTTCTGATGGATTAAGGGCCATTGGAAATTTGCGCATTTCTCTCTGGGAGTTGAGTCTAAGCAAATGTTCAGGAGTGACAGATGAAGCCCTCTCATTCATTGTGTCTAAACACACAGATCTAAGGAAACTTGACATCACGTGTTGCCGTATGATAACAGATGTTTCCATCGCCAGCATTGCAAATTCATGCACAAGCCTCACTTCTCTCAAAATGGAGTCATGTACTCTAGTTCCACAGGAAGCATTTGTCCTGATTGGACAGAAATGCCATTATCTTGAGGAGCTTGACATAACAGAtaatgaagttgatgatgaag GTCTTAAGTCTATATCTAATTGTTCCAGGCTCTCCAGCCTGAAAGTAGGAATCTGCCTTAACATAACTGACAGAGGAGTGGCCTATATTGGCATGTGTTGCTCAAAGTTAAAGGAACTGGATCTATACAG GTCTACAGGAATTACAGATTTAGGCATTTCAGCAATTGCTTGTGGTTGCCCGGGCCTTGAAATAATTAATACATCTTATTGTACTAACATCACGGATGGGTCATTAATCTCCTTGTCAAAATGTCGAAATCTGAAGACACTCGAAATACGTGGATGTCTTCTCGTTACGTCTATAGGTCTGGCATCTATCGCGATGAATTGTAAACAACTAATCTGCGTAGACATAAAGAAGTGTTACAACATTGATGATAGTGGGATGATTCCCCTAGCATATTTCTCCAAAAGTCTAAGACAG ATAAATTTgtcatatagctcagttacgGATGTGGGGCTTCTGTCACTTGCTAGTATCAGTTGCCTTCAAAGCTTTACCATCCTTCACCTTCAAGGCTTGGCTCCAGGAGGACTCGCTGCTGCCTTATTGGCATGTAGAGGGCTAACAAAAGTGAAGCTTCACCTTTCACTAAGATCTCTGTTACCTGAGCTGCTTATCAGACATGTAGAAGCACGCGGCTGTGTGTTTGAATGGAGAGATAAAGTGTTTCAG GCTGAATTGGACCCCAAGTGTTGGAAACTGCAGTTAGAGGATCTGATGCACTAG
- the LOC130748995 gene encoding probable WRKY transcription factor 33 produces the protein MHHSLSSSFSPNSKFKVQTTTFNFLPQFFTMSFSFSNLLSNNNNNDYNLTMDHDEDDKQRTSQNNDNFKSFAPPSLSLSPFSTTSDFPPGFSPSEFFNSPMFSSPNIPASYTTTEPCSAQSQSMNQMNSSTEEEENRNYSELTFQNQTRQMPLFQSSTNMSEMEPLKKQDTMTSNETAKQIEFSFEETAVKSENPSSQSFFSSELTTIKPEVQPNSGHFNPSNASMSIREQQRRSEDGYKWRKYGEKQVKGSENPRSYYKCTHPSCTMKKKVEKSVEGHITEIVYKGTHNHPKPQSTKRTSSQSILQASVSCNNSGISELSMGEEDLDQTSQLSYSGGNDDDLGPDAKRWKGEDENDGYSYSAPGSRTVKEPRVVVQTTSEIDILDDGYRWRKYGQKVVKGNPNPRSYYKCVTPGCAVRKHIERAANDMKAVITTYEGKHNHDVPVGRGIASHNINRTSLNSNTTNIATPAPIRPSVVTNCSSSASFANSLHDSKLEMSGNQEYFHVNKLFNPGSFGYSGLNRSMGSYTNSEQYSDATYSANDDSLLQSFLSKNYY, from the exons ATGCACCAttccctctcttcttctttctctcccaattcaaagttcaaagttcaaaccacAACCTTTAATTTCCTACCACAATTCTTCACTATGTCTTTCAGTTTCAGTAACCTCCTCtctaacaacaataacaatgaTTATAACTTGACCATGgatcatgatgaagatgataaacAGAGAACTTCTCAAAACAATGATAACTTCAAGTCATTTGCACCTCCTTCACTATCCCTCTCTCCCTTTTCAACTACTTCTGATTTTCCACCTGGTTTCAGCCCATCTGAATTCTTCAATTCACCTATGTTTTCTTCTCCAAAT ATTCCTGCATCTTACACAACAACTGAGCCTTGTTCTGCCCAGAGCCAGAGCATGAACCAGATGAACAGTTCAactgaggaggaggaaaataGAAACTACTCTGAACTCACTTTCCAAAACCAAACAAGACAAATGCCTCTCTTTCAATCTTCCACAAACATGTCCGAAATG GAGCCACTGAAGAAACAGGACACAATGACTTCCAATGAAACTGCAAAGCAAATTGAGTTTTCATTTGAGGAGACAGCAGTGAAATCTGAGAATCCATCCAGTCAGAGCTTCTTCTCCTCAGAACTGACCACAATCAAACCTGAAGTTCAACCTAATTCAGGTCATTTTAACCCCAGTAATGCTTCTATGTCTATCAGAGAACAACAAAGGAGATCAGAAGATGGATACAAGTGGAGGAAATATGGAGAAAAACAAGTGAAAGGAAGCGAAAATCCAAGAAGTTATTACAAGTGCACGCACCCGAGTTGCacgatgaagaagaaagttgagaagtctGTGGAGGGACACATCACTGAAATAGTATACAAGGGAACTCACAACCATCCTAAACCACAATCTACCAAAAGAACAAGTTCTCAATCTATTCTTCAAGCATCTGTATCCTGCAACAACTCAGGGATTTCTGAACTATCTATGGGAGAGGAAGACTTGGACCAAACATCACAACTTAGTTATTCTGGTGGGAATGATGATGACCTTGGACCAGATGCCAAAAGATG GAAGGGAGAGGATGAAAATGATGGCTATTCCTATTCCGCCCCTGGAAGCAGAACTGTTAAGGAACCAAGAGTTGTGGTTCAAACTACAAGTGAGATTGACATACTTGATGATGGCTATAGGTGGAGAAAATATGGGCAGAAAGTTGTTAAGGGAAACCCAAACCCAAG GAGCTACTACAAATGTGTGACCCCGGGTTGTGCAGTGAGAAAACATATAGAGCGAGCTGCGAATGACATGAAAGCTGTGATCACCACTTATGAAGGAAAACACAACCATGATGTGCCGGTAGGACGAGGAATCGCAAGCCATAACATCAATAGAACTTCTCTGAACAGCAACACCACCAATATAGCTACCCCGGCTCCTATAAGGCCCTCAGTGGTGACTAATTGTTCGAGCTCAGCAAGTTTTGCAAATTCACTTCATGATTCAAAGCTAGAAATGTCAGGAAATCAAGAATATTTTCATGTAAACAAGTTGTTTAACCCTGGAAGCTTTGGATACTCGGGATTGAACAGATCAATGGGTTCATACACCAATTCGGAACAATATTCAGATGCTACATACTCAGCTAACGATGACTCCTTGCTTCAGTCTTTTCTGTCAAAGAATTATTATTGA